Proteins encoded within one genomic window of Arachis ipaensis cultivar K30076 chromosome B08, Araip1.1, whole genome shotgun sequence:
- the LOC107610714 gene encoding NAC transcription factor 56 has protein sequence MESTDSSTGSQQPNLPPGFRFHPTDEELVVHYLKKKAASAPLPVAIIAEVDLYKFDPWELPAKATFGEQEWYFFSPRDRKYPNGARPNRAATSGYWKATGTDKPVLTSGGTQKVGVKKALVFYGGKPPRGIKTNWIMHEYRLADNKPNNRPPGCDLGNKKNSLRLDDWVLCRIYKKNNTHRSPMEHEREDSMDDMIGGIPPSINVGQMNARFHLSKMSTSFSNGLLENDHHHHQNLLEGMMLGGGNNNNNNVVPPNMLGLGSASNTINNNSNKAELSFVPTMTTSSNTKRTLSSLYWNEDDVAASNKRFNLESGDHNHGENNGTSASSLFIFQSNNVA, from the exons ATGGAGAGCACCGACTCATCCACCGGTTCGCAACAACCGAACCTTCCACCGGGGTTCCGGTTCCACCCCACCGACGAGGAGCTCGTTGTTCACTACCTCAAGAAGAAAGCTGCATCAGCTCCTCTCCCAGTCGCCATCATCGCCGAGGTTGATCTCTACAAGTTCGATCCATGGGAGCTACCAG CTAAGGCAACGTTTGGGGAGCAAGAGTGGTACTTCTTTAGCCCAAGGGACAGGAAGTATCCGAACGGTGCTCGGCCAAACAGGGCGGCAACTTCCGGGTACTGGAAGGCAACCGGGACGGATAAGCCGGTGCTGACCTCCGGTGGGACCCAGAAGGTGGGTGTGAAGAAGGCTTTGGTCTTCTATGGAGGGAAGCCACCGAGAGGGATAAAGACAAATTGGATCATGCATGAGTATAGACTTGCTGATAACAAACCTAACAATAGGCCTCCTGGTTGTGACTTGGGTAATAAGAAAAACTCTCTAAGG CTTGATGATTGGGTATTGTGCCGAATCTACAAGAAGAACAACACACATAGGTCTCCAATGGAACATGAGAGGGAAGATTCTATGGATGACATGATTGGAGGGATTCCTCCTTCCATCAACGTGGGGCAAATGAATGCAAGATTTCATCTCTCAAAAATGTCAACAAGCTTTAGCAACGGTTTGTTGGAAAACGACCATCACCATCACCAGAATCTTCTGGAAGGTATGATGCTAGGAGgaggaaacaacaacaacaacaatgttgTTCCTCCAAACATGTTGGGGTTGGGATCAGCCTCAAACACCATTAACAATAATAGTAATAAGGCAGAGCTTTCATTTGTACCAACCATGACTACATCTTCAAACACCAAGAGGACTCTATCATCTCTCTATTGGAATGAAGATGATGTTGCTGCTTCCAACAAAAGATTCAATTTGGAAAGTGGAGATCATAACCATGGAGAGAATAATGGTACTAGTGCTA GTTcattattcatttttcaatctaaCAATGTTGCTTGA